One genomic window of Elaeis guineensis isolate ETL-2024a chromosome 2, EG11, whole genome shotgun sequence includes the following:
- the LOC105034461 gene encoding heat stress transcription factor A-2 yields MEGGSEVVVVVKEEEEAAATSPRPMAGLNEVAPPPFLTKTFEMVEDPETDGVVSWNRDRNSFVVWDPHKFSTALLPKYFKHSNFSSFIRQLNTYGFRKVDPDRWEFANEGFLGGQKHLLKNIKRRRNIAQSSQQQHETGACVELGQFGLETEADRLRRDCNVLMAEVLKLKQQQQNSQAQLFAMEERIQGTERKQQQTMAFLGRALKNPIFVQQLILRMEQKKRFGSVGKKRRLPANLSSEHPQATEAAEIELEVESLFCTMNNDSSSSSNIFQKDEVVSESSDQKLETACEVMWEELLDEDLLTVTEVEEGGQAEIEAGMEGLGTKHWGEDVEGLVDQMVFLGSKPQRWKGGKSV; encoded by the exons ATGGAAGGTGGCAgcgaggtggtggtggtggtgaaagaggaggaggaggcggcggcGACAAGCCCGCGGCCGATGGCGGGGCTGAACGAGGTGGCCCCACCGCCTTTCCTGACGAAGACGTTCGAGATGGTGGAGGATCCGGAGACCGATGGGGTGGTGTCGTGGAACCGCGATCGCAACAGCTTCGTCGTTTGGGATCCCCACAAATTCTCCACGGCGCTCCTCCCTAAATACTTCAAGCACAGTAACTTCTCCAGCTTCATCCGCCAGCTCAACACCTAT GGTTTTCGAAAGGTCGATCCGGACCGATGGGAATTTGCCAACGAAGGATTCTTAGGAGGCCAGAAGCATCTCTTGAAGAACATCAAGAGGCGACGAAACATCGCCCAGAGCTCGCAACAGCAGCATGAAACAGGAGCTTGTGTCGAATTGGGGCAGTTTGGGCTTGAGACGGAAGCTGACAGGTTGAGGAGGGACTGCAACGTTCTGATGGCAGAAGTTCTGAAGCTCAAGCAGCAGCAGCAGAATTCTCAAGCACAGCTTTTCGCCATGGAGGAAAGGATTCAAGGCACAGAAAGGAAGCAGCAGCAGACTATGGCTTTCTTGGGCAGAGCTCTCAAGAACCCGATATTTGTCCAGCAGCTTATACTTCGCATGGAGCAGAAGAAGCGGTTCGGGAGTGTCGGCAAGAAGCGCAGGTTGCCGGCGAATTTAAGTTCAGAACATCCACAAGCAACTGAAGCAGCGGAGATCGAACTTGAGGTGGAGTCTCTGTTTTGCACAATGAACAATGATTCAAGCAGTTCAAGCAACATATTTCAGAAAGATGAGGTGGTGTCAGAATCCAGTGATCAGAAATTAGAGACAGCTTGTGAAGTGATGTGGGAAGAATTGCTGGATGAAGATTTGCTCACAGTGACTGAAGTCGAAGAAGGAGGTCAGGCTGAGATAGAAGCTGGAATGGAGGGACTTGGTACAAAGCACTGGGGTGAAGATGTAGAAGGCTTAGTGGACCAAATGGTGTTTCTGGGTTCAAAGCCTCAGAGATGGAAGGGAGGAAAGAGTGTTTGA